aaacacaatacaacaacaatgtttaaaatgatcttatggctttcagttaaaacagaaaagcatcaATTATCCCAATTTccattaaaagtgaaatattgaTTCCTGcagtaataataatgttatcAATAACCACTGATGATTCTTTTAGTTAATATATCTATGCATAAGCAAACAtgtaacacaaacacacttgcTAAATTTAGCAGTagatttaattgtttattgtgCAAAATTATCCCTTTTTAAGGAACACCAGTATAACCAGCTGGTATTAGGATAATTCAACAATCTGCAAcatttagacttagacttagactgactttattatcattttgcatgcacagggtgtatacattTAGGATCCAAAGAAACATTTCCGACCGTTTTCCAAGTTTGTCACAAACCACTAAAACTGCTTCTCTCTTAATAtagtaaaacattatttttagcaGATACATGCATTTCTCTCCAGTTACATGAATGATCATTTCATACATAATGTATGCCTAAAATCCTGGTAGATTTATAACAGGTGTTCAACATTCCCCAAAACTCAACTTCAGTGAATGTCgatgttttcagcctctgtAGTGTTTAACTGGAAAACCCCTttggtttttctctttctgttcgggattttttgttgttgttgctatttctatttctgtgtgtgtgagaaaccACAGTACGGCATTCCACCCGGCAATATTGTAACAGAGGCTGCCTTTGTGTTTAGTTCGGAGGACTctggaaatgtaaatattgtgctaATTAGCTGATTTGTTTTCTCCACGATTTTACACTTAACATACATTTGCATACATCTGTAACAGAAGCTAAACCTGAAATGGGCAGAACATCAACACAAGTTGCACTTCTTGAGCCTTTCTAAATATTGTGACATTATGCCGTATGTTACTCTTTTGATTTagtgaatttaaaaattttttatgtgatggactGATGGAAAATGGTGCATTATAAAGTGGATGCTTTGCGTCAttttaatgtcaacatttttagcaaattataatctggaaagtgtggctGGCATTCAAAtctactaaaaaaaacaaacgctTATTTAAATGCCACAAGAGGAccagcccacagcatgattctgccatcaacatgtttcactgtggggacGGTGTGAGACTAAATAACTACACACCTCCTAGTGTTGGCCCACCACTTAGTGCGTATAAAgaccaattaaaacaaaattaaagtctGTGCTCTAACTTTCTGCCtttcagttattttataattgAACCCACCAATTGTTTGGGGAAAACCTAGAATAAATCTAAATGGATGTTTTCCAAATGTCTCCTGCTGTTTGTAATCAGTTTCTTTTGAGCAGACCGTAGCTGGAAGGAGCCCATGCAGGAGCCATTATCACAGCCTGGACTGTGGCACCAACAGGAACCACTAAATAAAGCTCAAAGTGTTTAAAGATGTCGGAGTTGCCGCTGTTTAGGAAGtaaatctgctgtttttaaacCGACTCTGGAGAAGAGGATTTAGGCCGACAGGGAGGGGAAAGGGAGGGAATTTTCACCAATTCGTTCACGTATGAGAAAGTCCTCCTGCTCTGTTTGTGCCGTACTAGCTGCCAGGCAGAGCCTGTTTCCTCTCCCCTTCTTATTGTTTAAAGTCTCAGAGGTGAGCTTGATTACACAGATTTGGAGGTAATGCAACTTGGCCTCTTCTCCCCAGTTCCCGTGCCAGCTGCTGCCAAGCGGCCCCGTCCTTCATCTCTGTTTGCGTATGGGTCCCTCTCTGGGGGCCGGCAGTATGGCCTGGTGTTGATGCTGCTCTGCCTCTCTCCCTGTGTTTGTAGGAAGGACGATAAGGACTACGCCCTCAAGCAGATTGAAGGCACCGGTATCTCCATGTCGGCCTGCAGAGAGATTGCAGTAAGAGTTGCTTCTGGTTTTCCTTTCGGGCTGTGAGGCTCACACAACTCTTCACTACTGTAGTAAAATAATCACCTGTAATTAACAAGAACAATTGAAAATGGGGAATTAAAACATTAGTCGTCtgctgtatgttgtttttaagttaccATTTTCCACAgtcattcatttaaataattaccaAGAACTTATTTTCATTGTCATGCACCTTTCCTGAGGTTGCTTAGATATTCCTCCGATTGGGTTTTTGTGATGCAGCTGCTGCGGGAGCTGAAGCACCCTAACGTGATCTCGCTGCAGAAGGTTTTCCTGTCGCACGCTGACCGTAAAGTGTGGCTGCTGTTTGACTACGCAGAACACGATCTCTgggtaaaaatgtaaactttcaTAAAGCAACATGTTGTGCGCTGCATATTGTGAACTGTATTTCTAGCCTTCATtctgttttgacattttgttgttaGAAAATCTCGCAGAAATGTTGGtaaatgttgtgatgactttcgaTTTGTGATATATGAtgcttttcttgtttcctgCCTTTGTCATCTGTGTTTCCATCACTCTGTGTCCTTGAGCATTGTGAGCAATATCATTTGTGTCCAGTCTGAGCATCTTACACTGTGCGACTCTATCCAAATgactaaatattacattaagaTGTAAATTCAACTTCACACACCTTGGAGTTTATCAGCCAACAATCATTGCCCTCCAGTTACACTCACTGATATTGCAGTGATGTTGTACCAGCAATATATTATGCAGccttatattttattataaccATCCATCCACTCTTCATTCTTCTGTcatttccttttcctttcttctACCATCCCTTCATACCTTCTCTTCTTCCATTGTCCATTCTTTCTCTCACTCCTTCTCTTCTTTcgcttcttttttatttctgcttttgttgctgcttccatccttcattctttctttcttgtcttCTTACTTTTACACCTTTGTATTTCTATCTATCCTTACTCCCCTTCTCCTTcctaatatatttatttacatcctTCTTTACTTCTTCCTTCATTCagtttcttctttcctttcccCCTATATTCTTCTGcccctcttctttctttttagctTTATCTTCCCTTccattatttcttatttttgttcttcctttttatctttcattactcttttctctttccttcctttatCTTTCAGTTTCCTGATCCCTTTTTTCTTCTAACCCTCATTCCTTCCTactttccttctttttgttcttttcttactgctcttttgttttacttgcCTCTTTCATCATTCTTTCATTCCTTACTTATATCCTTCCTACGTCCTCCCTTCCTATTTGATgcttttctccttcttttttctgtagCTTGTTTCCTGCCTTCCTTTCTCCATTCCtcccttgtttttctttttcattccttCTCATTCCTTTTATCTTCCCCCATACCTTCTTTCCAAATTTTTCcctttcttctctttcctttcttccgTCTTCCTTCCAGTGCTTATTGCAGGGTTTACAGTTAGAGGTAGACCTCAATAGAAATACCTGCAGTGAACTcttttggcattttaaaaatgaactctCTCAATTTGATTCTGGAATAGCACAGAGCTGGAACATGAAGAATGTGTAGGAACTGTGTTTCTCGCTCTCTTTTTTTTcgcatttaaataaacattctcagctgcagcttttcacCCATTTTCCAATCAATACACATAACTGAATGAATGTTCAGTGCCAAACCTCAGCgaaacccacacacacacgcacacccccccacacacacgcacgcccacacacacacacacacagaaaccaaGATGTTCTCCACATTTGGTAGTTAAACCTCCGCTGCATTACAGGCTGCAGCTGCAACTGGCAGACTAGCAAAGCTGAATTAAATACCTCTTTCTGCCACATAGCTTCAACACTTACAATGCCCTTTGAAACAAGTGGAAACACATGGCACGGATATCAGTCCTGCCCATCTTCCCTGTAGCTAGCTTAATGTTTATAATTTAGTATGAAAAGCTTCATGTATTTAAACTCAAATGCGAACGCACACTACATCAACTATTATCTTGTCTTCCCTCAGCACATTATTAAGTTTCACAGAGCCTCCAAGGCCAACAAGAAGCCACTTCAGCTTCCAAGAGGAATGGTCAAGTCTTTGCTCTACCAGATTCTGGATGGCATCCATTACCTCCACACTAACTGGGTGCTTCACAGAGACCTGGTAAGAGGGCTGGCTGTTTAGGTCAATCTGCATTCAATCAGTTAATTATTACATCATTAGGGTTGAAAGTGTTCATTTAATTACATAATTAGATACTAaactttagtgttttttaataactctgtgaagataataataataaggttgcaactaacaattatttatgGAATTGATTATTCTGTTATTATTATGACAATCAATTTAATCTGAAGAAAATTGgcatattctgcagatttttcatgtaaccttttttatacaatattagaaattcttaaatatgcaaataaacaaataatccaatttaaaaaattggaaaaaatattttattgcctaaaatgcaataatttagCATACCTTTTACTGAATTGAAACTGGGTGTGAAgataaaactatgccacttgaaGAGTTATGGGTAACTCATAATGacagacaaaggtgtttttatcttaaatgtaaaattttgatattttctacagttttggcTCAATTACTGCTATAACTATGTTTTGAGCCTGTGTACTACAGTTAGCGATTAACTACTACAGTAGTTGACGatcatttcaataatcgatttgtcacaattaattcaattaatcatCCTCTAGATAATaacaaatcacataaaaaatttcaaatgttgatgtttcttcatcAAGAGTTTGATGAGGAAACATCGTTtttccactagagggcagcaaCAAACCATACTAAATGTTGAACTTCCTCAACTGAACCAAACAAAaattggaatattgttttaatgtttgtctTGTCGCCATCAGAAACCAGCCAACATTTTAGTGATGGGAGAAGGGCCAGAGAGGGGAAGAGTAAAGATCGGTATGTATGGGCTCTAAATACTCTGCTTATTGTTTTAGTTGACTTCACCttcatcaactaatttattcGTTTTGCAGCGGACATGGGGTTTGCCCGTCTCTTCAATTCACCACTGAAGCCTTTAGCTGACCTCGACCCCGTGGTGGTCACCTTCTGGTACAGAGCGCCTGAACTGCTGCTGGGAGCTCGGCACTACACCAAAGCCATCGGTGAGGCCTTGTGCTCTCCTTGTATGTGTGCGACCAGCCGTATGGTGGAAAACTCTGGGTTAGTGTCCGCTCTGTTTTCCTTCCAGACATCTGGGCGATCGGCTGCATTTTTGCGGAGCTGCTTACATCTGAGCCCATATTCCACTGTCGTCAGGAAGATATCAAGACCAGCAACCCTTACCATCATGACCAGCTGGACCGAATCTTTAACGTTATGGGCTTCCCTGCTGGTGAGACTCTTCACACACCCTCAGAGGAAAATATTCCAGAGGAAAtgactatttattttaatcatgttaTTATGCCTTTATTCTAcctgctttgttgttgttgttgtttttatctgggAAGAGATGTGATTAAGAAGATAGCATTTCCCATTCCTGGCTAAGGCTCGTTATTTCCTTAGGCTTTACTTGCTCTGTTTGGATTAATGTGGTCTGCAGGCTCTGAGAGTCAGTCTACAGTCCCTGCACATGATGCCAagtcacaaacagaaacatttgctGGCAGGGATGCATTTGGACCGATATTTTCCAGTTCACCAACCCCACCCATTTGTTATCGTTGctgctctttttatttaatacagTACACCAGTTTGTATAAAAGTTACTTCTTAAGTCTTCATTAAAAGTTGACCCCTTTTTTAATGTTGCTTGTAAATGGAGTGGGGTTTTAGCTTTAGTGTTGCTACAGTCTGGGAAAAGATGGGATTTGATTTGGGGAAAGTACTAGATTTGTGTTTTCACACTTAATTGTGTTCCCTAAAAGTTATGTCCACCCATCAATccatttttgtcagtttcatatttaaaacctGACCACATAtcttcaaaatatttcagaatacCTGACATGTCAGATAAGTCTGACATGTCAGGTATTCATGGAATTTCATATCATGTATTCCATGATCGCGTTGATATCATGGACTTTGACATCAAATTCCatgtcaaaacataaaatttgacATGGATTGTGTGTTGGAATCCTGTCACTTAAAAAAGCTAATTGTTGTTAAATCATTGCTTGTAGCTTGTCaaactttttttgctttttgtctgaaaaaGAGATGTTAATTTGTTCCATATCCTCGAGTATAAACAAGTGcaactttgctttttttgttgttgtttgacaGATAAAGACTGGGAGGACATTAAAAAGATGCCAGAGCACTCCACACTGATGAAAGACTTCAGGAGGAACACGTGagtctgcaaaaaaacaaaaacaaaacaactctgTCCTAATTTCTTAAATCTAAGatctaaaacaaaaccagagcAAAGCAAACTGTGTCTGCCGGAAAAAAGGCATTTGGAGTTACACATGTTTAACTATTTGTATATATGTGGTAAGTTGAAATAAGGAATTATTCATATATGTTGCGTCATTTCTTTCATAGATACACAAACTGCAGCCTTATAAAGTATATGGAGAAACATAAAGTAAAACCAGACAGTAAAGCATTCCACTTGGTGAGTTTTAACAAATCTGTCCAgtataattttgatttatctgcTTGTTTCACATTAACGCCTATCTTTTCTTGACAGCTGCAAAAACTGTTGACCATGGACCCCATTCGTAGAATCACTTCTGAGCAGGCGATGCAGGACCCCTACTTTTTAGAAGAACCTCTACCAACCTCTGAGTGAGCTACTGAAGCACACACATCCACTTTATCGCTCACCTAACAGTCATTAGATAGATTCACAGGATGCAGAGACTTGAATGTGTCTCCTGGTTAATTAGATCTCGCTCCTGGAAATAAGCATATTAAGGTGACCtattttctttggcttttttcTTCTAGTGTGTTTGCAGGCTGTCAGATTCCTTATCCCAAGAGGGAGTTCCTGACAGAGGAGGAGCCAGAGGACAAAGGAGACAAAGTAATATCCATTTAGTGTAGAGCCCTCTTCCATTCAGTTTACAGGACCTTAGAAAAATACACAGACCActtgtatttcttttctttttttttcttccaaatgatCACAAACTTCTATATATTTCATTGGAACTTTATCAGGCTGGGGAGGCAGAGtcttaatcagagaagcagccaagaggcctatattaactctgaaggagctgcagaaacactCCAGCTGGGCAaagaccctaaacatacagccagagctattatataatggtttagatcaaagcatttcCATGTTTTAATATGTCCTAATCAAAGTTCAGAGTTAAATCTGTGGCCATCCGGGGGAGACTTGACTGAGACACACCTCAAACTGCAGCCCCGTGTGGTTTTATAAAGATTACAGATGCTTAAATGCAaatgcaggccacacttttagtttagtttcaaaaaaaatatgtatatgaaaacttcacaactatgcactactttgttttgatcaataccataaaatcccaatgaaatgcaTTGAGGCTGTAAAGTGACATGATATGAAAAAGTTGACAGATTTTCCACTCATAAGTTTTCATTGATGGCCAGATTCACATTTATAAAATCTTGTTTTGCGTTTTGTAgaaaaaccagcagcagcaacagggaAACAACCACACAAATGGGGCAGGCCACACCGGTAACCCTGACAACAGCCACACCCAGGGCCCGCCACTAAAGAAAGTGCGAGTTGTCCCACCCACCACTACCTCAGGTGGCCTCTTAATATCCTCAGACTACCAGGTGAGTTCTTATGTCCTGACATCACCATGACGCTCAGTTTCGCAAACATGCAGGAGATATTTCAGATAGAACATGTAGGACATCTTTAGTCAGAAAGactcccccccccaccaccctCAAATAAcagctttcttcttttctcacaTTGCTGCTTTGAAGGATAGCTCTGGTCTCTGTCTTCAATTTTTTGTCACCTCAAAAAAAAAGACCGAAATTGCTATGTGACAAAAAGAAACCTCACTAACATCAGAAAGTTTCTAATTTCatgcaaattgtttttacaaagacATTTGGCTAAACCGAAcattgttttatatgtttttttctttgacccCACAGCGTTCGAATCCACATGCTGCCTACCAGAACCCTGGACCAAGCACATCACTGCCCCAAAGCAGCATGGGATACTCCTCTACCTCCCAACAGCCACCCCAGTACTCCCACCAGACCCACCGCTACTGAAACGCCCCTCCTTGCACATAGACACACGTATTTCTagaacacatacacacacagctCTCACCACGCCCACCTGAATGAATGTA
This portion of the Xiphophorus hellerii strain 12219 chromosome 21, Xiphophorus_hellerii-4.1, whole genome shotgun sequence genome encodes:
- the cdk8 gene encoding cyclin-dependent kinase 8; the encoded protein is MDYDFKVKLTGERERVEDLFEYEGCKVGRGTYGHVYKAKRKDGKDDKDYALKQIEGTGISMSACREIALLRELKHPNVISLQKVFLSHADRKVWLLFDYAEHDLWHIIKFHRASKANKKPLQLPRGMVKSLLYQILDGIHYLHTNWVLHRDLKPANILVMGEGPERGRVKIADMGFARLFNSPLKPLADLDPVVVTFWYRAPELLLGARHYTKAIDIWAIGCIFAELLTSEPIFHCRQEDIKTSNPYHHDQLDRIFNVMGFPADKDWEDIKKMPEHSTLMKDFRRNTYTNCSLIKYMEKHKVKPDSKAFHLLQKLLTMDPIRRITSEQAMQDPYFLEEPLPTSDVFAGCQIPYPKREFLTEEEPEDKGDKKNQQQQQGNNHTNGAGHTGNPDNSHTQGPPLKKVRVVPPTTTSGGLLISSDYQRSNPHAAYQNPGPSTSLPQSSMGYSSTSQQPPQYSHQTHRY